The following are from one region of the Pantoea cypripedii genome:
- a CDS encoding pyridoxal phosphate-dependent aminotransferase: MTILSNTLSRIKPSASNAASQLARDMKAQGKDVIALSSGEPDFDTPEHIKQAALQAMTQGETKYPPIAGIPALREAIVAKFKRDNQLEYTVKQIIVSNGAKQIISNALMATLNAGDEVIIPAPYWVSYPEMVALAGGTPVTVAVSEAQGFKLSAEALEQAITPKTKWLLFNSPSNPTGAVYSREELRALSDVLLRHPHVWVMCDDIYEQLIYDDNQFYTFPQVEPALMERSLVINGVSKAYAMTGWRVGYGAGPATLIKAMETIQGQITSGVSSISQWAAVAALNGPQDFLAEWRASFVKRRNYVVEALNAAPGLTCQVPAGAFYVYPSCAGVLNKTTPAGRVIRSDKDFTEALLESEGVALVHGDAFGLAPNFRLSYAASMAQLQEACTRIQRFCRSLH; this comes from the coding sequence ATGACCATTTTATCCAATACCCTCTCCCGGATTAAACCTTCCGCCAGCAATGCTGCCAGCCAGCTGGCACGAGATATGAAAGCGCAGGGCAAGGATGTTATCGCCCTAAGTTCCGGTGAGCCGGACTTTGATACCCCGGAACACATCAAGCAGGCGGCATTGCAGGCGATGACGCAGGGCGAAACGAAATATCCGCCCATCGCCGGTATTCCTGCGCTGCGCGAGGCGATCGTGGCCAAATTCAAACGCGACAATCAGCTGGAATACACCGTTAAACAAATCATCGTCTCCAATGGTGCCAAGCAGATTATCTCCAATGCGCTGATGGCGACCCTGAACGCAGGTGACGAGGTGATTATTCCCGCCCCGTACTGGGTGTCTTACCCGGAAATGGTCGCGCTGGCGGGCGGCACGCCGGTCACCGTCGCGGTCAGTGAAGCGCAGGGATTCAAGCTTTCAGCAGAAGCGCTGGAGCAGGCGATCACGCCGAAAACCAAGTGGCTGTTATTCAACTCACCTTCCAACCCAACGGGCGCGGTGTATTCCCGTGAAGAACTGCGGGCGCTGTCCGATGTGCTGCTGCGCCATCCGCATGTCTGGGTGATGTGTGACGATATCTACGAACAACTGATTTATGACGACAACCAGTTTTACACCTTCCCGCAGGTTGAACCCGCGCTGATGGAACGTTCACTGGTGATCAACGGCGTATCGAAAGCCTATGCCATGACCGGATGGCGCGTCGGTTACGGTGCCGGTCCGGCCACGCTGATCAAAGCGATGGAAACCATTCAGGGGCAAATCACCTCCGGTGTCTCTTCTATTTCCCAATGGGCTGCTGTTGCGGCACTGAATGGTCCACAGGATTTCCTGGCGGAGTGGCGTGCCAGCTTCGTTAAGCGCCGCAATTATGTGGTTGAGGCACTGAATGCAGCGCCGGGCCTGACGTGCCAGGTGCCTGCGGGGGCGTTTTATGTCTATCCCTCCTGTGCCGGTGTGCTGAATAAAACCACGCCAGCCGGACGCGTTATCCGCAGCGATAAAGACTTCACCGAAGCCCTGCTGGAAAGCGAAGGTGTGGCACTGGTGCATGGCGACGCGTTCGGCCTGGCACCGAATTTCCGTCTCTCCTACGCCGCGTCTATGGCGCAGTTACAGGAAGCCTGCACGCGTATCCAGCGTTTCTGCCGCAGCCTGCACTAA
- a CDS encoding MFS transporter, with protein sequence MLTTTFPVFKEPMTRRYLMGQAASILGLWTQNVTLNLLLWQMSHSPWLLGVLNFLLYCPSLVVPLLFGSRLTPARVKTIMMRILCFSMTLTTLLLASVIFGFITPVFVLGVAAVAGCISSMELPTRQLLLTSSLHDKSLMYNAVAMNTMVFNIGRMFGPALAAYSFNHVGAVGGFVISLCGLTTMFCAVRTIQVVDTEHSQRRGGGMRNALRFVTQDSFALRFLPMLAFVGIFAGSYQSLIPVLAAQSFHDTARYTGWFFSSAGVGSLCSAVFISSRVSHQQLLQWLQVAPWSGVLALGGIALSHQPLLTCLCFLLLGLSLTFFSTMINSTLQHRSPPELRGGVVGLYSMSFQGTMPIGNLLVGMLASVGNITLTFMVMAAALAALLAGQWGILKWK encoded by the coding sequence ATGCTGACCACGACTTTTCCTGTGTTTAAAGAACCGATGACCCGCAGGTATTTAATGGGGCAGGCCGCATCAATCCTCGGTTTATGGACGCAAAACGTCACACTGAATTTACTGTTATGGCAGATGAGTCATTCACCCTGGCTGCTCGGGGTGCTGAACTTCCTGTTGTATTGCCCGTCTCTGGTGGTTCCGTTGCTGTTTGGCAGCCGTCTGACGCCAGCACGGGTGAAAACCATCATGATGCGCATCCTGTGCTTCTCGATGACCCTCACCACGCTGCTGCTCGCCAGCGTGATCTTTGGTTTTATCACCCCGGTCTTTGTGCTGGGGGTGGCGGCGGTCGCCGGGTGCATCTCCTCGATGGAGCTGCCAACCCGACAACTGCTGCTGACCAGCAGCCTGCACGACAAATCCCTGATGTATAACGCCGTTGCCATGAACACCATGGTGTTCAACATCGGGCGGATGTTTGGCCCAGCGCTGGCCGCCTATAGCTTTAACCATGTGGGTGCCGTCGGCGGATTCGTCATCTCCCTGTGCGGGCTGACGACCATGTTCTGCGCAGTGCGTACCATTCAGGTGGTGGACACCGAACACAGTCAACGCCGCGGCGGGGGGATGCGCAACGCGCTGCGCTTCGTCACCCAGGACAGCTTTGCTCTGCGCTTTTTACCGATGCTGGCCTTCGTCGGGATCTTCGCCGGTTCTTATCAGTCGCTGATCCCGGTACTGGCGGCGCAGAGTTTCCATGATACCGCACGCTACACCGGCTGGTTTTTCAGTAGCGCGGGCGTCGGTTCGCTCTGCTCGGCGGTGTTTATCTCCAGCCGGGTGTCACATCAGCAGCTGCTGCAATGGTTGCAGGTTGCGCCCTGGAGCGGGGTTTTGGCGCTGGGCGGCATTGCCTTGTCCCATCAGCCGCTGCTGACCTGCCTGTGCTTTCTGCTGCTGGGATTATCCCTGACGTTTTTCTCCACCATGATCAATTCCACCCTGCAACACCGCAGCCCTCCGGAGCTGCGCGGCGGGGTGGTTGGCCTGTACAGCATGTCATTTCAGGGCACCATGCCTATCGGAAATCTGCTGGTCGGCATGCTGGCCTCGGTGGGCAATATCACCCTGACTTTTATGGTGATGGCGGCAGCACTGGCCGCCTTACTTGCCGGGCAGTGGGGGATTTTGAAGTGGAAATAA
- a CDS encoding 2-hydroxyacid dehydrogenase, with protein sequence MKKTILMARTLPDALVKQLREHYHLVGPLTRLDGSDLPEGAESAEVLLTMSSIKTEKALIDALPKLQLVSCYGSGVEFVDCEYLKQRGIALTNAAGTNASSVAEFAMGLILAGSRHILAGDRFLRSGLWQGNSVERYHLVPGLQDCRLGIYGLGEIGGRIARLGEAFNMSIGYHSRSRKSVPYQYLTSLETLADWADILVVATRGSEENYHAINDNILQRLGPHGYVINIARGMLVDETALCNALDNGQLAGAALDVYESEPAVSARLRAMQNVILTPHIAANTHYAQAAQQKRMLDNVELYFSGSELIGRVC encoded by the coding sequence ATGAAAAAAACAATATTGATGGCGCGCACGCTGCCGGACGCGTTGGTTAAGCAGTTACGTGAACATTATCACCTCGTTGGCCCCTTAACCCGTCTGGATGGCAGCGATTTGCCGGAAGGAGCGGAGTCAGCCGAGGTTTTGCTGACCATGAGCAGCATTAAAACTGAGAAGGCGCTGATCGATGCATTGCCAAAGTTGCAGTTGGTGAGCTGCTACGGCTCCGGGGTGGAGTTTGTTGATTGTGAGTACCTGAAACAGCGCGGCATTGCGCTGACCAATGCCGCCGGAACCAATGCCAGCAGCGTGGCGGAGTTCGCCATGGGGCTGATTTTAGCTGGATCGCGGCATATTTTAGCGGGTGACCGTTTTCTGCGTAGCGGTTTGTGGCAAGGCAACAGCGTCGAACGTTATCATCTCGTGCCGGGATTACAGGATTGCCGACTGGGTATCTACGGGCTGGGGGAGATTGGCGGCCGCATCGCCCGTCTGGGGGAGGCATTCAATATGTCCATTGGCTATCACAGCCGCAGTCGCAAGTCGGTGCCTTATCAGTATCTGACGAGCCTGGAAACCCTGGCTGACTGGGCTGATATTCTGGTGGTTGCCACCCGCGGCAGTGAAGAAAACTATCACGCCATCAACGACAATATTCTTCAGCGATTGGGTCCGCACGGGTATGTGATCAACATTGCGCGTGGAATGCTGGTGGATGAAACCGCGCTATGTAATGCGCTGGACAACGGCCAGCTGGCGGGGGCTGCCCTGGATGTTTATGAATCAGAACCTGCCGTTTCTGCCCGCTTACGCGCCATGCAAAACGTGATTCTGACGCCGCATATCGCTGCCAATACCCATTATGCCCAGGCCGCTCAGCAGAAACGTATGCTGGACAATGTTGAATTGTATTTCTCAGGCAGTGAGCTGATTGGCAGGGTATGTTAA
- a CDS encoding IclR family transcriptional regulator: MARQKTTDIDRSVKAVKRTLAILDAFVDHPGGMTLGELEEATGLFKSVIMRYMLSLEAERYVSKRVDGCYELGSRAYQLGCTYERTFNLREHVMPVLNKLTEVTVESSSFFVREGDFRLCLYRKDSPQHIRSSVPVGTLLPMDDTSAATALRHFEQGIPEGWSYAQGVFTSTGAGSNLPTSLTASMSVPIFKHDNQLAGALGISGPIIRFDPANSDSQQLLIEEARKLSYALGATIYE, translated from the coding sequence ATGGCAAGGCAGAAAACTACCGATATCGATCGTTCCGTCAAAGCGGTTAAGCGTACCCTGGCCATCTTAGATGCCTTTGTTGATCACCCTGGCGGCATGACGCTGGGAGAACTGGAAGAAGCGACAGGTTTGTTTAAAAGCGTCATCATGCGTTACATGCTGTCGCTGGAGGCGGAGCGCTATGTCTCCAAGCGGGTTGATGGTTGCTATGAACTGGGTTCCCGCGCCTATCAATTAGGTTGTACTTACGAGCGAACTTTCAACCTGCGCGAACACGTCATGCCGGTGCTGAATAAACTGACGGAAGTGACAGTGGAAAGCAGCTCCTTCTTTGTGCGTGAAGGCGATTTTCGTCTGTGTCTGTATCGGAAAGATTCGCCGCAACATATCCGCTCCAGCGTTCCTGTCGGCACCTTGTTGCCGATGGACGATACCTCCGCAGCGACCGCCTTACGCCATTTTGAGCAGGGGATACCGGAAGGCTGGTCTTACGCGCAGGGGGTGTTCACCTCTACCGGCGCGGGGAGTAACCTGCCGACCAGCCTGACTGCCTCGATGTCGGTTCCCATTTTTAAGCACGATAACCAACTGGCGGGCGCATTGGGTATTTCCGGCCCGATCATTCGCTTTGATCCGGCTAATTCCGACAGCCAGCAGTTGTTAATTGAAGAAGCCAGAAAACTGTCCTATGCGCTCGGGGCAACCATCTATGAATAA
- a CDS encoding GntR family transcriptional regulator yields MNKGMPISRTTLHSEIADAIREMIVSGELEPGDRIPEKDLCERFGISRTPLREALKVLATEGMLVLLPQRGARVAMLTDEELYELFPIIASLEGLACELACEKITDDELLAIEQLHAAMLHSYQQQDKLEYARLNREIHLALFAAARNQSLLTLYRNLEQRIRNIRHTVRQLPDDWRLAMQEHEEIMICLRARESARLAQTMRQHVMSTANAVRNAMNASRPAAD; encoded by the coding sequence ATGAATAAGGGAATGCCTATTTCACGCACCACCTTGCACAGTGAAATAGCCGATGCCATCCGGGAGATGATCGTCAGCGGTGAGCTGGAGCCGGGCGACAGAATACCGGAGAAAGATCTTTGTGAACGGTTTGGCATTTCCCGCACCCCGTTGCGGGAGGCGCTCAAGGTACTGGCAACTGAGGGGATGCTGGTCCTGCTACCGCAACGCGGTGCACGCGTGGCGATGCTGACCGATGAAGAACTGTACGAGCTGTTTCCCATCATCGCCAGCCTGGAAGGACTGGCCTGTGAATTGGCCTGCGAGAAAATCACCGATGACGAGCTTCTCGCTATCGAACAGCTGCATGCCGCGATGCTGCACAGCTACCAGCAGCAGGACAAACTGGAATACGCCCGGCTGAATCGGGAAATCCATCTTGCGTTGTTCGCTGCTGCCCGTAATCAATCCCTCCTGACGCTTTACCGCAACCTGGAACAGCGCATCCGTAACATTCGCCATACCGTGCGCCAGTTGCCTGATGACTGGCGGCTGGCGATGCAGGAACATGAGGAGATCATGATCTGCCTGCGCGCCCGCGAGTCCGCCCGTCTGGCGCAAACCATGCGCCAGCACGTAATGAGTACCGCCAACGCGGTACGCAACGCGATGAACGCCAGCCGACCCGCAGCTGACTGA
- a CDS encoding transporter substrate-binding domain-containing protein, with protein MKRYLPLLTVITLGLSALPVAGEELNGTLKKIADSGQISVGHRDGAVPFSYYDDNQKPIGYAMDICGAVVDAVKTRLNKPDLKVDTMAVTGATRIPLLANGTIDMECGTTTNNAERQKQVTFSTTYFVAAVRIMSKKSAPVADMADLKGKTVVTLSGTTSVKIINEANNAQHLGMRILMAKDLGEGMLTLETGRAAAFIFDDVSLAGARATAKSPDDYQISDQPLSVEPYGIMLRRDDPQFKALVNSAIEGLYKSGAINAIYAKWFTQPIAPMNVNMNFPMSAQLTKAIANPTDDPNPELYR; from the coding sequence ATGAAACGATATCTGCCCCTGTTAACCGTTATCACCCTGGGATTGTCTGCTTTGCCGGTTGCCGGTGAAGAACTCAACGGAACATTGAAGAAAATTGCCGACAGCGGACAGATTTCTGTCGGGCATCGTGATGGCGCTGTGCCTTTTTCCTATTACGACGACAACCAGAAGCCGATCGGTTACGCGATGGATATTTGTGGGGCGGTAGTGGACGCGGTGAAAACCCGGCTCAACAAGCCTGACCTCAAGGTTGATACCATGGCGGTGACCGGTGCGACGCGCATCCCGTTGCTGGCCAATGGCACCATCGACATGGAATGTGGCACCACCACCAACAACGCTGAACGACAAAAACAGGTAACGTTCTCCACGACTTACTTCGTCGCCGCAGTGCGCATCATGTCGAAAAAATCCGCGCCGGTGGCGGACATGGCTGATCTGAAAGGCAAAACGGTCGTCACGCTGTCGGGCACTACCAGCGTGAAGATCATCAACGAGGCGAATAATGCCCAACATCTGGGGATGCGCATCCTGATGGCGAAAGATCTGGGAGAAGGGATGCTGACGCTGGAAACCGGTCGCGCTGCTGCCTTTATCTTTGACGATGTCTCTCTGGCAGGGGCTCGCGCCACCGCCAAATCGCCTGATGACTACCAGATTTCCGATCAGCCTTTATCCGTCGAACCTTATGGCATCATGCTGCGCCGCGACGATCCGCAGTTCAAAGCGCTGGTGAATTCCGCCATCGAGGGGCTGTATAAAAGCGGGGCGATCAACGCCATCTATGCCAAATGGTTTACCCAGCCGATCGCGCCAATGAACGTCAACATGAACTTCCCGATGTCGGCGCAGTTGACGAAAGCCATCGCTAATCCGACCGACGATCCGAATCCAGAGTTATATCGCTAA
- a CDS encoding amino acid ABC transporter permease: MNYHWNWAAFFDVSLDGAHTYWETLVMGLGWTAATAIGAFAIALLLGSLAGVLRNVPSPWLNRGGSAFVEVFRNIPLLMQMFLWYFVLPEALPKQAGDWLKQLPDAQFYTAVLCLGCYHGARMAEVLRAGLESLSKGQRMAGQALGLTLPQTYLYVLLPVAYRIVTPAITSEFLSCTKNTSVALAIGLIELTGSARAMQENTFQVFEAFSVATLLYLLLNMTIVFTMRGIEKRAALPGYGKKG, translated from the coding sequence ATGAACTACCACTGGAACTGGGCTGCCTTTTTCGATGTGTCGCTGGACGGAGCCCATACTTACTGGGAAACGCTGGTGATGGGGCTGGGGTGGACGGCGGCCACGGCGATTGGCGCTTTCGCCATTGCTTTGCTGCTTGGTTCGCTGGCTGGCGTGCTGCGCAACGTACCGTCACCCTGGCTGAACCGGGGCGGCAGTGCCTTCGTTGAAGTGTTCCGTAACATTCCGCTGCTGATGCAGATGTTTCTGTGGTACTTCGTGTTGCCGGAAGCCTTGCCAAAGCAGGCCGGGGATTGGCTGAAACAACTGCCTGACGCCCAGTTCTATACTGCGGTGCTGTGCCTCGGCTGTTATCACGGGGCGCGCATGGCGGAAGTGTTGCGTGCCGGGCTGGAGAGTCTGTCCAAAGGCCAGCGTATGGCCGGGCAGGCGCTGGGACTGACGCTGCCCCAGACCTATCTCTATGTCCTGCTGCCGGTGGCATATCGTATCGTGACACCGGCCATTACCTCCGAATTCCTCAGCTGTACCAAAAACACCTCGGTGGCGCTGGCGATTGGCTTGATTGAGCTGACCGGCAGCGCCCGTGCCATGCAGGAAAACACCTTTCAGGTATTCGAGGCGTTTAGTGTCGCCACCTTGCTGTATCTGCTGCTCAATATGACCATCGTCTTCACCATGCGCGGCATAGAAAAGCGGGCTGCGCTGCCGGGTTACGGAAAAAAAGGATAG
- a CDS encoding amino acid ABC transporter permease gives MLSGFDVQSIISALPYLILTGMRFTLSLTLCATVIGIVFGTGLAIMRLCRYPLLAMIATGYVNLMRSLPLVLVIFWFYFLVPYLLQWLTGSSFPVRVDPFWSSVVTFTLFEACYFCEIVRSGIQSLPRGQSNAALALGLTPAQSLFYVVLPQAMRNMLPLFLTQTIILFQDTSLVYVLSITDFLGAAAKVAQRDGRLLEMYLFAAAVYFLISYGASRGVRYLQKRISIVR, from the coding sequence ATGCTGTCGGGATTTGACGTTCAAAGCATCATCAGCGCGCTGCCGTATCTGATTTTGACCGGTATGCGCTTTACCCTCAGCCTGACCCTCTGTGCCACGGTGATCGGTATCGTATTTGGCACCGGTCTGGCGATTATGCGTCTGTGCCGCTATCCGCTGTTGGCGATGATCGCAACAGGATACGTCAACCTGATGCGTTCGCTGCCGCTGGTGCTGGTGATTTTCTGGTTCTACTTCCTGGTGCCTTATCTGCTGCAATGGCTGACAGGCTCCTCGTTTCCGGTGCGGGTGGACCCGTTCTGGTCATCGGTGGTGACTTTCACCTTATTCGAGGCCTGCTATTTCTGCGAGATCGTCCGCTCCGGGATCCAGTCGCTGCCGCGCGGACAGAGCAATGCGGCGCTGGCGCTGGGTCTCACTCCGGCACAATCCCTGTTTTATGTGGTACTGCCGCAGGCGATGCGCAATATGCTTCCGCTGTTCCTGACACAAACCATCATCCTGTTTCAGGACACCTCGCTGGTTTACGTGCTGTCGATCACCGACTTTCTCGGTGCTGCCGCGAAAGTGGCACAGCGTGATGGCCGCCTGCTGGAGATGTATCTGTTTGCGGCGGCGGTGTATTTCCTGATTTCTTACGGCGCTTCGCGCGGCGTGCGCTATCTGCAAAAGCGCATCTCGATTGTGCGCTAG
- a CDS encoding glycine hydroxymethyltransferase: MTVPDTHDFTLSANDPDALLRAAAARTEVLQHDRIVLYAGANLPSPAAMAAYAPGLSAYPAMGPAFDKEQPDTGLVSALEVALTHEINGLLGSTWAETRLPNCTTANLAVFHTFTKPGDLLLAPAATHGGHLSQRRDGTPALAGLRVADLPFDVNNCCLDAAAAADQVRLLRPTMVMLGRSVMIKPDDVEPVVAAAREVGAVTVFDASHVMGLIIGGVFPNPLALGVDILTSSTYKTLPGRPHSIIAGRDAGQGKQLAQLIGQRFIANADAGCLPSLLVTLREAREEGARYAQQICRNTLAMAGALAGLGVTVTAATVGQIATHQLLVPMSDDLPANAVIDRLACQGVLVGTCNDPQALGKFALRVGTQFMTRQGCDEQAFAAFAARLAGLLTCGPDGRMVCL; this comes from the coding sequence ATGACTGTACCCGACACCCATGATTTCACCTTATCCGCTAACGATCCTGATGCGTTGTTACGCGCAGCAGCGGCGCGGACTGAGGTGCTGCAACATGACCGTATTGTGCTCTACGCTGGAGCCAACCTGCCCAGTCCGGCTGCGATGGCCGCTTATGCGCCAGGACTCAGCGCTTATCCGGCGATGGGTCCGGCCTTTGACAAAGAGCAACCGGATACCGGGCTGGTTTCGGCGCTGGAAGTCGCGCTAACCCATGAAATTAATGGGTTGCTTGGATCAACCTGGGCTGAGACGCGCCTGCCCAATTGCACCACCGCCAATCTGGCGGTATTCCACACTTTCACCAAGCCTGGCGATTTATTACTGGCACCAGCGGCGACGCACGGTGGTCATCTGAGTCAGCGCCGTGACGGTACCCCGGCGCTGGCTGGTCTGCGTGTGGCGGATCTGCCGTTCGACGTGAACAACTGTTGCCTCGATGCGGCAGCGGCGGCAGACCAGGTACGGCTGCTACGACCAACGATGGTGATGTTGGGGCGTTCGGTGATGATCAAACCCGATGACGTGGAGCCGGTGGTTGCTGCGGCCCGTGAGGTGGGTGCGGTGACGGTGTTCGATGCATCTCATGTGATGGGCCTGATTATTGGCGGTGTTTTCCCCAACCCACTGGCGCTGGGCGTCGATATACTGACCAGTTCCACCTATAAAACGCTGCCGGGCCGCCCGCATAGCATCATTGCCGGGCGCGATGCCGGGCAAGGGAAACAGTTAGCGCAACTTATCGGCCAGCGATTTATCGCCAATGCCGACGCCGGATGCCTGCCGTCCCTGCTGGTCACCCTGCGGGAGGCGCGTGAAGAGGGGGCGCGTTATGCGCAGCAAATTTGCCGCAATACGCTGGCGATGGCCGGGGCGCTGGCTGGGCTGGGAGTGACGGTAACGGCGGCAACTGTGGGACAAATCGCCACCCATCAATTACTGGTGCCGATGAGCGATGATTTACCGGCGAATGCGGTCATCGACAGGCTGGCTTGTCAAGGTGTGCTGGTCGGCACTTGCAATGATCCTCAGGCACTTGGCAAGTTTGCCCTGCGCGTGGGCACTCAGTTTATGACCCGCCAGGGATGTGATGAACAGGCGTTTGCGGCATTCGCTGCCCGGCTGGCGGGGCTATTAACGTGCGGGCCGGATGGAAGGATGGTTTGTTTATAA
- a CDS encoding YdgH/BhsA/McbA-like domain containing protein, producing the protein MKTIKAMTIAAAAALSLMSAASFAQSISVTADTLDGAEAQVAAQAAQHGDQYKITEANTNNRVHMTAELYK; encoded by the coding sequence ATGAAAACTATCAAAGCCATGACCATCGCCGCAGCCGCCGCTCTTTCTCTGATGTCAGCAGCAAGCTTCGCTCAGAGCATTTCTGTTACCGCCGATACTCTGGACGGTGCCGAAGCTCAGGTAGCCGCTCAGGCCGCACAGCATGGTGATCAGTACAAAATCACTGAAGCCAACACCAATAACCGTGTGCATATGACTGCTGAACTGTACAAATAA
- a CDS encoding alpha/beta hydrolase family esterase — MKVMGNIFRMVVLAVFLSGAALAADGAQEVLAGGKARTFALHVPDGTPPAGGFPVILAFHGGGMRGAGMERMTGFNAVADKDRFIVIYPDGVDKHWNDGRTTIKNPQDDVSFVAALLDQVQHNYAVNRRRIYATGISNGALFTERLGCDLSSRIAAIAPVAGSLPADLVPTCRPAKPVAVMQINGMADPIMPYGGGWVEDFGGRGEGGQVISVAETAAFWGRHNGCAGAFKPVQLPAVVMADPTRILRTDFISCPPAGKVTVLSVRGGGHVWPGNSQSFHPRITGQPSLQINASEVIADFFLSLPER; from the coding sequence ATGAAGGTGATGGGAAATATTTTCAGGATGGTTGTCCTTGCTGTTTTCCTTTCGGGCGCTGCGCTGGCGGCAGATGGCGCGCAGGAGGTACTGGCTGGAGGCAAGGCCAGAACCTTTGCCCTCCATGTGCCTGATGGCACCCCTCCGGCTGGCGGATTTCCCGTGATTCTTGCCTTTCATGGCGGTGGCATGAGAGGAGCAGGGATGGAGAGAATGACGGGATTCAATGCGGTGGCCGACAAGGATCGCTTTATCGTCATTTATCCGGATGGCGTCGACAAACACTGGAATGATGGCCGCACAACGATCAAAAATCCGCAGGATGATGTCAGTTTCGTCGCGGCTTTGCTCGACCAGGTGCAGCATAACTATGCCGTCAACCGCAGACGAATATATGCAACCGGCATATCCAACGGTGCATTGTTTACTGAGCGCCTGGGCTGTGATCTTTCATCCCGCATCGCCGCCATTGCGCCTGTGGCGGGTTCACTGCCTGCTGATCTGGTTCCAACTTGTCGGCCTGCAAAACCGGTTGCGGTGATGCAGATCAACGGAATGGCCGACCCCATCATGCCTTACGGAGGAGGGTGGGTAGAAGATTTTGGCGGCAGAGGGGAAGGGGGGCAAGTAATATCCGTTGCAGAAACCGCGGCTTTTTGGGGCAGGCATAACGGATGTGCGGGAGCGTTTAAGCCCGTCCAGCTTCCCGCAGTAGTCATGGCAGATCCCACCAGAATCTTGCGTACGGATTTCATCAGTTGTCCACCTGCGGGTAAGGTGACCGTCCTTTCGGTGAGGGGAGGAGGTCACGTCTGGCCCGGTAACAGCCAGTCTTTCCATCCTCGTATTACCGGGCAACCGAGCCTACAAATTAACGCCAGCGAAGTGATTGCGGATTTCTTTTTATCTTTACCTGAGAGATAG
- a CDS encoding ABC transporter ATP-binding protein → MAIPTIMLSNIKKSYGNHDVLHNVSLTANDGDVISLIGASGSGKSTLLRCIPFLEVPQAGEIAIGNDIVTINNPDESLNRWQRRTIKSIRMQLGFVFQSFNLWPHKTVLQNIIEAPVFVQKRNKQECIDEAEALLHKVGMYEKRHAWSSQLSGGQQQRVAIARALAQQPKALLFDEPTSALDPELVGEVLRVIRSLAEEGRTMVIVTHEMGFAREVSNKAVFLHQGVIEEQGAPEQVFLDPISDRCRAFTRSHFKRNP, encoded by the coding sequence ATGGCTATCCCAACGATCATGCTCAGTAATATTAAAAAGAGCTATGGCAACCATGACGTTCTTCATAATGTCAGCCTGACGGCGAACGACGGGGATGTTATTTCACTGATTGGTGCCAGTGGTTCAGGCAAAAGTACCTTGCTGCGCTGTATTCCATTTCTTGAAGTCCCTCAGGCTGGGGAAATCGCCATTGGTAATGATATCGTCACTATTAATAATCCTGACGAGTCACTGAATCGCTGGCAGCGCAGGACGATCAAATCTATCCGGATGCAGTTAGGTTTTGTCTTTCAAAGTTTTAACCTGTGGCCACATAAGACAGTTTTGCAGAACATTATTGAAGCACCGGTGTTTGTGCAAAAACGAAATAAGCAGGAATGTATTGATGAGGCGGAAGCACTGTTGCATAAGGTCGGAATGTATGAAAAGCGTCATGCCTGGTCATCCCAACTCTCTGGCGGCCAACAGCAGCGTGTCGCAATAGCGCGGGCGCTGGCACAACAACCGAAAGCGTTGTTGTTTGATGAGCCAACCTCTGCCCTCGATCCGGAACTGGTGGGTGAAGTGTTGCGGGTGATACGTTCACTGGCGGAAGAAGGCCGCACCATGGTTATCGTAACGCATGAGATGGGTTTTGCGCGTGAGGTGTCCAATAAGGCAGTGTTTCTTCATCAGGGGGTTATTGAAGAACAGGGGGCACCTGAGCAGGTATTTCTCGATCCTATTTCCGACCGTTGTCGGGCTTTTACCCGTAGCCATTTTAAAAGAAACCCTTAG